Proteins encoded together in one Impatiens glandulifera chromosome 1, dImpGla2.1, whole genome shotgun sequence window:
- the LOC124909809 gene encoding putative receptor-like protein kinase At3g47110: MRFWLVLQQLALILILIITTDALNNNNETDHVSLLAMKSKIFDPFGGGALSSWNESSHFCNWEGVLCGKRHKRVTRIRLSSLGLSGTLSPHVGNLTFLRRLVLYNNTFHGEIPNEIGGLYRLKLLALEANSFHGRIPASLSHCSNLVDLFIGYNNLVGTIPEEFSSLSMLKEISVHENNLTGGIPKSLGNITSLELFSAGGNLFGGTIPNNLGQLKNLIFLSLDYNQISGTIPSSLYNISHLNVLSLAFNDLHGSLPSYIGNMFPHLEFLQLQVNNFTGQLPNSIGNLTKVKWLSFNKNEFSGKLTVDFSKLVNLVILRLQLNSLGSGDFDEMHFLESLTNCSSLEILNIFSNKLKGVLPDFVGNLSSNIHFFALAGNQLQGRIPPTIGNLVNLSLLDLSNNRFTRPIPSTIGKLQKLQRFSLAQNQLSGTIPDSIGNLSLVNDLYFSINNLEGTIPSSISNCQRLIALGLEQNNLSGTIPKELFQISSLSILLNLSHNQLSGPLPSEIGELKSLVALDISNNNDLSGEIPGSISSCTSLEFLFLEGNMLQGSIPMSMEFMRGLQFLDLSSNNLSGQIPTFLEKLPLINLNLSFNYFNGELPLHGAFANSTSVSVYGNDKLCGGIPSLQLPRCPIKKLNRNFFFSSKRIYAIVGTSILGILILISSLVFYFRKRKRESTTTLELLPKESFVQISYGELLNATDGFSSNNLIGTGGFGFVYKGVLDQIGDVAIKVLNLVNPGATRSFIAECKALKNIRHRNLVKIVTCCSSIDFQGNEFKALVYELMMNGNLEKWLHPSQDTSRPEFNLLQCLRVAIDVASALDYLHYQCEPTVIHCDLKPSNILLDQQMVAHVGDFGLARLFHPEMGISHHSTSMGVIGTVGYAAPEYGLGSEMSMKGDVYSYGVLLLEMLTGKRPTDLMFVDGLNIRNFTSQVLTGNVIEIVMDPVILNGDIVIGQRDNCLIAMVKIALACSEELPQNRMNMTDVVRELQHIKKVMFK; encoded by the exons ATGAGGTTCTGGTTGGTGCTACAACAATTGGCACTCATCCTCATACTAATCATTACTACTGATgctcttaataataataacgaaACCGATCATGTTTCACTATTGGCTATGAAGTCCAAGATCTTCGACCCTTTTGGTGGGGGAGCTTTGAGTTCATGGAACGAGTCTTCCCATTTCTGCAATTGGGAAGGTGTGCTCTGCGGTAAAAGACACAAGAGGGTCACTCGCATTCGTCTAAGCTCTTTGGGTTTGTCGGGCACCTTGTCTCCTCATGTAGGAAATCTCACCTTTCTTAGACGACTGGTGCTATACAACAATACTTTCCACGGGGAAATCCCAAATGAAATAGGTGGCTTGTACAGGCTGAAATTATTGGCGCTCGAAGCGAACAGTTTCCACGGCAGGATTCCTGCCAGCCTGTCGCATTGCTCTAACCTCGTGGATCTATTTATTGGGTACAATAATCTGGTGGGAACCATCCCCGAAGAATTTAGCTCCTTGTCGATGCTCAAGGAGATCTCCGTACATGAAAACAATTTAACTGGAGGAATTCCAAAATCTCTGGGCAATATCACTTCTCTTGAGCTATTCTCTGCTGGAGGTAATCTCTTTGGTGGAACTATTCCAAATAACTTGGGGCAGTTAAAGAAcctcatatttctttcattgGATTATAATCAGATCTCTGGTACGATCCCTTCATCATTGTATAACATCTCCCACTTGAATGTTTTATCTTTAGCATTTAATGATCTTCACGGGAGTCTTCCATCCTACATTGGGAACATGTTCCCGCATTTGGAATTCCTTCAACTCCAAGTTAACAACTTCACCGGACAACTTCCAAATTCAATAGGGAATCTTACCAAAGTCAAGTGGCTAAGTTTTAACAAAAACGAATTCAGTGGGAAACTGACGGTTGATTTCAGCAAACTAGTGAATCTCGTGATTCTTCGTTTACAATTGAACAGTTTAGGGAGTGGGGATTTTGACGAAATGCATTTCCTCGAGTCACTTACTAATTGCAGCAGTTTGGAAATATTGAACATATTTAGCAACAAGCTTAAAGGAGTGCTTCCCGATTTTGTAGGGAATCTATCATCAAATATACATTTCTTCGCCCTTGCTGGTAACCAACTGCAAGGCAGGATTCCTCCAACCATCGGAAACCTTGTTAACTTGTCTTTGTTAGACTTATCTAATAACAGATTCACTAGGCCGATACCTAGTACCATAGGTAAACTTCAAAAGTTGCAGAGATTTTCCCTCGCACAAAATCAGCTTTCGGGTACTATTCCGGATTCAATTGGGAATCTTTCTTTGGTGAATGATCTCTATTTCAGTATCAATAACCTAGAGGGAACGATACCTTCCAGTATTAGCAACTGCCAAAGATTAATAGCATTGGGtcttgaacaaaacaacctgaGTGGAACCATTCCCAAAGAACTTTTCCAAATTTCATCTCTATCGATTTTGCTCAACTTATCTCACAATCAACTGTCCGGGCCACTTCCTTCAGAAATCGGAGAACTCAAAAGTTTGGTGGCGTTAGACATATCAAACAATAATGACTTGTCCGGCGAGATTCCTGGTAGTATAAGTAGTTGTACCAGCCTCGAATTCCTATTCCTGGAAGGAAACATGCTCCAAGGATCTATTCCCATGTCGATGGAATTCATGAGAGGACTTCAATTTCTTGACCTGTCGAGCAATAATCTATCGGGACAAATCCCAACTTTCTTGGAGAAACTTCCATTGATCAACCTTAACTTGTCCTTCAATTATTTCAATGGAGAATTGCCTTTACACGGGGCTTTTGCAAACTCAACTTCAGTATCCGTGTATGGGAACGATAAGCTATGCGGCGGAATACCTTCTCTACAACTTCCAAGATGTCCGATCAAGAAATTGAATCGTAACTTCTTCTTTTCATCCAAACGCATCTATGCAATCGTGGGTACTTCAATATTAGGAATACTAATCCTAATTTCAAGCTTGGTGTTTTACTTTCGGAAAAGGAAAAGGGAATCCACCACCACTTTGGAATTGCTGCCCAAGGAGTCTTTCGTGCAAATATCCTACGGCGAGCTCCTCAATGCAACGGATGGGTTCTCTTCCAACAATTTGATTGGTACTGGCGGTTTTGGATTCGTCTACAAAGGAGTTCTTGATCAGATCGGAGATGTTGCAATCAAAGTACTTAACCTTGTAAACCCAGGTGCCACGAGGAGCTTCATTGCAGAATGTAAAGCGTTAAAGAACATTAGACACCGGAACCTTGTCAAGATCGTAACATGTTGTTCAAGCATTGATTTTCAAGGTAACGAATTTAAAGCTCTAGTTTACGAACTCATGATGAATGGAAATCTGGAGAAATGGTTGCATCCATCTCAAGACACTAGTAGACCTGAGTTCAATCTACTCCAGTGTTTAAGAGTTGCAATTGATGTGGCTTCTGCACTCGATTACCTTCATTATCAGTGCGAACCCACGGTTATTCATTGTGATCTGAAGCCAAGTAACATCCTTCTTGACCAACAAATGGTTGCACATGTTGGAGATTTCGGACTGGCCAGACTTTTTCATCCAGAAATGGGTATTTCCCATCACAGTACTTCGATGGGAGTGATAGGCACAGTCGGATATGCAGCACCAG AGTATGGTCTTGGAAGTGAAATGTCGATGAAAGGAGATGTTTACAGCTACGGAGTTTTGTTGCTAGAGATGTTAACGGGAAAGAGGCCCACTGATTTGATGTTTGTGGATGGTCTTAACATTCGTAACTTTACTAGTCAAGTCTTAACAGGAAACGTAATTGAGATTGTAATGGATCCAGTAATTTTAAACGGTGACATTGTTATTGGTCAGAGGGATAATTGTCTGATCGCAATGGTGAAGATTGCTTTGGCTTGCTCGGAAGAGCTACCCCAAAATAGGATGAACATGACCGATGTTGTTAGGGAGTTGCAACATATTAAGAAGGTCATGTTCAAGTGA